A window of the Henckelia pumila isolate YLH828 chromosome 3, ASM3356847v2, whole genome shotgun sequence genome harbors these coding sequences:
- the LOC140891453 gene encoding uncharacterized protein has translation MISLKAIQTSFTPSHGHFHDTELFKKRKLMLSFCKSNNSSDNNTEQDSTPPEGDKSKQELLARIAMLQTQKVRLTDYLDERSAYLTQFAEEANAEIDQIGENALKELDEAGARIMGNIESRMQAFEESMELNKIEIEESEKKVTDFEGKIEEDRNEGMFFKSFRGNTQVDKAKAKEEAEKIRELTKKDAGLVIRRNIYLALIALVVIGIAEASISSTSDWRKVAVLAAILVGLLSQLVYEQSVLSEQEKTKEEKK, from the exons ATGATTTCTCTTAAAGCAATTCAAACCTCCTTCACTCCCAGCCATGGCCATTTTCATGACACAGAGCTTTTCAAGAAAAGGAAGCTTATGCTCTCCTTCTGTAAGTCTAATAACAGTTCAGATAATAATACAGAACAAGATTCTACACCACCTGAAGGGGATAAAAGCAAGCAGGAACTACTAGCCAGAATTGCCATGCTACAAACTCAAAAAGTTCGTCTCACCGATTACTTGGACGAAAGATCTGCATACCTAACGCAGTTTGCTGAGGAAGCCAATGCTGAAATTGACCAAATTGGAGAGAATGCCCTCAAGGAATTGGATGAAGCCGGTGCACGG ATTATGGGGAATATTGAGAGCAGGATGCAAGCCTTTGAGGAATCTATGGAGTTGAACAAGATAGAGATTGAAGAGAGTGAGAAAAAGGTCACGGATTTTGAAGGGAAAATCGAGGAAGACAGGAATGAAGGGATGTTCTTTAAAAGCTTTAGGGGGAATACACAGGTTGACAAAGCAAAAGCAAAGGAAGAGGCAGAGAAAATCAGGGAGCTGACTAAGAAAGATGCTGGGTTAGTAATCAGGAGAAATATTTACCTTGCACTCATTGCTTTGGTAGTCATTGGAATTGCCGAGGCCTCGATTTCTTCAACGTCTGACTGGAGGAAAGTGGCTGTTCTGGCGGCGATTCTGGTTGGTTTGCTGTCGCAACTTGTATATGAACAGAGTGTTTTATCAGAACAAGAAAAAacgaaagaagagaagaaatga
- the LOC140886937 gene encoding uncharacterized protein, which translates to MALVPKNLTSKRLLLLLKAEKNLKSALTLFESASGHPSYAHSASAFHHILHRLSISPDLNFLPNVTRIVDLIRIQQCQCSEDAALAVLKFYSKNLMAEKAMETFQKMREVFGCEPGVRSYNSLLNAFVVSNQLSKAEVFFRNFRTMGVSPNLESFNILIKIACQKGEFDKARELTDCMWDTNLSPDRHSYGTLINGLVKAGDLNEAVKVFEEMSYRGVTPDVICYNILIDGFFKKGDLKVANGIWNKLNKDSNAYPNVVTYNVMISGLCNCARFVEALELCDRMRNNERKMDLFTYSSLIHGLCELGNMDGAERVYMEMVESKVTPDSVVYNALLNGYQKVDRFEDCFKLWELMARDGNRNVASFNIMMRGLFNIGSVKEAISIWELLKESSCGADSTTYGILVHGLCENGYNNKALHFLEEAEGKGGVLDSFAYSAMISGMCREGKLDEAVSLLNCITTGGNKPNAHVYNALINGFMAASKIDDAMRIFSEMGSSNCPPTIVTYNTLIDGFCKARRFGEAYDLVKEMLGKGWKPDVITYSLLIKGLCLDQKVEMAFNLWNQVVGKGFKPDVRMHNILIHGLCSVAKTQLALSLYLDMSHWNCAPNIVTNNTLMEGYYKVGDLRTASAIWARILRGGLQPDVVSYNIVFKGLCSCGRISDAILFLQDALTKRVVPNIITWNILVRAVILSKYPT; encoded by the coding sequence ATGGCGCTGGTGCCCAAAAACCTGACCAGCAAACGCTTACTTCTGCTGCTCAAAGCAGAGAAGAATCTCAAGTCCGCGCTCACCTTGTTCGAATCAGCCAGTGGTCACCCCAGTTATGCCCATTCTGCCTCTGCCTTTCACCACATTCTCCACCGCCTCTCCATCTCCCCGGACCTTAATTTCCTTCCAAATGTCACCCGCATAGTTGATCTCATTCGTATCCAGCAATGCCAGTGCTCCGAGGACGCGGCGTTGGCTGTTTTGAAGTTTTATTCGAAGAATTTAATGGCTGAGAAAGCTATGGAAACTTTCCAGAAAATGCGGGAGGTCTTTGGTTGTGAACCCGGAGTGAGGTCCTACAACTCTCTGCTGAATGCGTTCGTGGTTTCGAATCAGTTGAGTAAGGCGGAGGTTTTCTTTAGGAATTTTCGGACTATGGGGGTGTCGCCCAATTTAgaatctttcaatattttaatcaaAATTGCGTGTCAAAAGGGGGAGTTTGATAAGGCGAGAGAGTTGACAGATTGTATGTGGGATACGAATCTGAGTCCTGATCGTCATAGTTATGGCACTTTGATCAATGGGTTGGTGAAAGCTGGGGACTTGAACGAGGCTGTTAAGGTGTTTGAGGAAATGTCTTACAGAGGCGTGACGCCTGATGTTATATGCTACAACATTTTGATTGATGGGTTTTTCAAGAAGGGAGATTTAAAGGTGGCCAATGGGATTTGGAACAAGTTAAATAAGGACTCAAATGCTTATCCCAATGTCGTTACATACAATGTCATGATCAGTGGGTTGTGTAACTGTGCGAGGTTTGTTGAGGCTCTGGAATTGTGTGATAGGATGAGAAATAATGAGAGAAAAATGGATCTTTTTACTTATAGTTCGTTGATTCATGGGTTATGTGAGTTGGGGAATATGGATGGGGCTGAGAGAGTTTATATGGAGATGGTTGAGAGCAAGGTAACTCCTGATTCTGTTGTATATAATGCATTGCTTAATGGTTATCAAAAGGTTGATcgatttgaggattgttttaagTTGTGGGAGTTGATGGCACGGGATGGTAATCGAAATGTTGCTAGTTTTAATATAATGATGAGAGGATTGTTCAACATTGGTTCTGTGAAGGAAGCTATTTCTATCTGGGAGCTTTTAAAAGAGAGTAGCTGTGGCGCAGATTCCACAACTTATGGAATACTAGTCCATGGATTATGTGAGAATGGGTACAATAATAAGGCTTTACATTTTTTGGAGGAGGCTGAAGGGAAAGGCGGTGTTCTAGATTCATTTGCATACTCTGCGATGATCAGTGGGATGTGCAGAGAGGGAAAGTTGGATGAAGCAGTTTCGTTGCTAAATTGTATAACCACTGGTGGCAACAAGCCAAATGCTCATGTTTATAATGCTTTGATCAATGGCTTTATGGCTGCTTCTAAAATTGATGATGCAATGAGGATATTTAGTGAAATGGGAAGCAGTAATTGCCCACCGACAATTGTTACATACAACACGCTTATTGATGGATTTTGCAAGGCTAGAAGATTTGGTGAAGCCTATGATCTTGTGAAGGAAATGCTGGGGAAAGGGTGGAAGCCAGATGTTATCACTTATAGCTTGTTGATAAAAGGTCTCTGTTTGGACCAGAAAGTAGAAATGGCTTTCAATTTATGGAACCAAGTTGTCGGCAAAGGATTCAAGCCAGATGTACGAATGCATAATATTTTGATCCACGGGCTCTGCTCTGTCGCCAAAACTCAACTTGCTTTGTCGCTGTATTTGGACATGAGTCATTGGAACTGTGCACCTAATATAGTGACCAACAATACCCTTATGGAAGGATATTATAAAGTTGGCGACCTAAGAACTGCTTCAGCAATCTGGGCTCGAATTTTAAGAGGTGGGCTGCAGCCGGATGTTGTTTCCTACAACATTGTTTTCAAAGGTCTTTGTTCTTGCGGTAGAATATCAGATGCCATTTTGTTCTTACAAGATGCTTTGACAAAAAGAGTTGTTCCAAACATAATTACATGGAACATACTTGTCAGAGCTGTGATTCTCAGTAAATATCCAACCTGA